A genomic stretch from Hoplias malabaricus isolate fHopMal1 chromosome 4, fHopMal1.hap1, whole genome shotgun sequence includes:
- the LOC136695137 gene encoding class I histocompatibility antigen, F10 alpha chain-like: MRLRRFTTSLPDHLLTSSGVRPNGDGTYQLRKSVDVQEEDAAGFNCYVEHSSFSRSVIKPWDGEHSDSSGVNGVIIGAVVVVFVAVVCGFIVYKKKNEDIEMVEEEQQEEE, from the exons ATGAGACTGAGGAGATTCACCACTTCACTCCCTGATCATCTACTAACATCCTCAGGAGTCAGACCCAATGGTGATGGAACCTaccagctgaggaagagtgTGGACGTCCAGGAGGAAGATGCAGCAGGATTCAACTGTTATGTGGAACACAGCTCCTTCAGTCGATCAGTGATTAAACCCTGGG ATGGTGAACACAGTGACTCTTCAGGTGTTAATGGTGTGATCATTGgagcagtggtggtggtgtttgtggcTGTAGTGTGTGGGTTCATTGTctataaaaagaaaa atgAAGACATTGAGATGGTGGAGGAGGAACAGCAGGAAGAGGAATGA